The following are from one region of the Actinoplanes sp. L3-i22 genome:
- a CDS encoding dipeptidase has protein sequence MTESELRDTIAREMPGVRADLERLVRIPGIAFEGFDHSHVERSAEAVAELLRGCGLDTQIVRHGGQPAVIGRRPAPPGAPTVLLYAHHDVQPAGDPGLWASEPFEPVERDGRLYGRGAADDKAGVMAHVAALRAFGDQLPVGVVVFVEGEEEYGSDSLDEIIQAHLEELRSDVIVIADSANWDIGRPALTTSLRGLVNLFVEVKVLRSAVHSGMFGGAVPDALMTLSRLLTSLHDDDGEVAVGGLVGREGASVDYPEDRFRHEAGMLDGVSMLGRGTITDRVWTKPSISVLGIDAPRTLEAANALQATAKAKIGVRVAPGDDPKSVYAAVKSHLEKHVPWGAHVEVTLESDGDPCVIDATGPGYDAARAAFRSAWDGAEPVDMGIGGSIPFIATFQELFPGATILVTGVEDPQSAAHGPNESLHLGEFERVCVAEALLLKNVAETLTK, from the coding sequence CTGACTGAATCCGAGCTGCGCGACACGATCGCGCGGGAGATGCCCGGTGTCCGCGCCGACCTGGAACGGCTGGTGCGGATCCCGGGCATCGCTTTCGAGGGTTTCGACCATTCGCACGTGGAGCGCTCCGCCGAGGCGGTCGCCGAGCTGCTGCGGGGCTGCGGCCTCGACACGCAGATCGTGCGGCACGGCGGCCAGCCCGCGGTGATCGGCCGCCGGCCCGCCCCGCCCGGCGCCCCGACGGTGCTGCTCTACGCGCACCACGACGTGCAGCCGGCCGGCGATCCCGGGCTGTGGGCCAGCGAGCCGTTCGAGCCGGTCGAGCGGGACGGCCGGCTCTACGGCCGGGGCGCCGCCGACGACAAGGCCGGCGTGATGGCGCACGTCGCGGCGCTGCGGGCGTTCGGTGACCAGCTGCCGGTCGGCGTCGTCGTCTTCGTCGAGGGCGAGGAGGAGTACGGCTCGGACTCCCTCGACGAGATCATCCAGGCGCACCTGGAGGAGCTGCGGTCCGACGTGATCGTGATCGCCGACTCGGCGAACTGGGACATCGGCCGGCCCGCGCTGACCACCTCGCTGCGCGGCCTGGTCAACCTGTTCGTCGAGGTCAAGGTGCTGCGGAGTGCCGTGCACAGCGGCATGTTCGGCGGCGCCGTGCCGGACGCGCTGATGACCCTGTCCCGGCTGCTCACCTCGCTGCACGACGACGACGGCGAGGTCGCGGTCGGTGGGCTGGTCGGCCGCGAGGGCGCGAGCGTCGACTACCCGGAGGACCGGTTCCGCCACGAGGCCGGCATGCTCGACGGCGTGTCGATGCTCGGCCGCGGCACGATCACCGACCGGGTCTGGACCAAGCCGTCGATCTCGGTGCTCGGCATCGACGCGCCGCGCACGCTGGAGGCCGCCAACGCCTTGCAGGCGACGGCAAAAGCAAAAATTGGCGTACGGGTGGCGCCGGGCGACGACCCCAAGTCGGTGTACGCCGCCGTCAAGTCCCACCTGGAGAAGCACGTCCCCTGGGGCGCGCACGTCGAGGTGACCCTGGAGAGCGACGGCGACCCCTGCGTGATCGACGCGACCGGCCCCGGTTACGACGCCGCGCGGGCCGCGTTCCGCTCGGCGTGGGACGGGGCCGAACCGGTCGACATGGGCATCGGTGGATCGATTCCGTTCATCGCCACCTTCCAAGAGCTGTTCCCCGGTGCGACGATCCTCGTCACCGGTGTCGAAGACCCGCAGTCCGCGGCCCACGGGCCGAACGAGAGCCTGCACCTGGGCGAGTTCGAGCGGGTCTGCGTCGCGGAGGCGCTGCTGCTCAAGAACGTTGCGGAGACCCTGACGAAGTGA